In Cyclopterus lumpus isolate fCycLum1 chromosome 2, fCycLum1.pri, whole genome shotgun sequence, the genomic stretch GGGTCCGGGCTCAGGCGGTGTTCAGGAGGTCCTTTATGGCTTTCTGCTGCGTCTCGTTCAGCGTCGACACACACTGCGTCCATAGACCCGCCGACACCTGGAAGACACGCCGACGAGGTCACCCAAGACGGATCGATTCACTCCGTGTCCGCGGAAATTATTTGGTTTCTTAGCAGTTTACAATGGAAAGAATTCGCTCACCTGTACTTGACGGACGACGTTCGCCAGCCGCTTGCTGCACGCGTCTTCACTCTTGATCGATTCGTTCGCGACGCCGTCTGCGATGATGAGGAAGATTTTAGGCAGATTGGCGTTGTCTAGTCCGAGGACAATGGGGTTGTTGCTGCGGAGAAAAGATAGAAGgaacaattaaaataaagcacCTTTTACAacataaatgttaaaatatacatttgagaGCCGCCCGACCTTTCGATGAGGtcacacaggaagtcaaacgTGTGGACGGCCTCTTCTTTGTCCTCGTTGAGCGGCAGCCAGCTGAGCCAATGGGGAAGGATCTCGTTGACGTTGACGCACTCGGGTCGAAACCTCATGACCTTTCCGACAGCGGAGATGCAGTTCTCGGTGGCGTTGACGTTCTCTTTGGCGCGCGAGTCCGCCGCCTGGATGACCCTCACCAGCAGGGGGATGGCCTCTGGTTGGAGAAGAAACAAACGCACCCGGTCAACTTAAAAAAGTGCCGCACCGCCGACGGGCAACGCGAGAGCGGAAGCGCGGCGCCGTACCCGTGCAGAATGGCCGGTAGGTCTCTCCTCCGTACTGCGCCATGACGCCGACGCCGTAGGCGGCCGCCTGCCGGACCTCGGAGCTCGTGTCGCACAGCGACTGCAGCATCGGCCGCAGGAAATACTCTGCGTATTTGAAGGAGGCGGGGCTGCAGTGTTCCACCACATCGTCAAAGATGCACAGACCCCACTGTCTGTCCGCCCACGGCCTGGTGGGACACTAAAGACCAGCACAGTTAGTTTCCGGTGGACTCTTCAATAAATATGTACCGATATAATATgactgcagacaggaagtactCACTATTAGCTGGACGATGAGCTGCAGGAGCTGTTCGAACCAAGGCAGCACCTTTTCTTTGTAACTACTGAACACCGAGTGCAGGACGTCAGACACTTTGGTCAGGATGTACACGTCGTTCTCATCCTGCAGAAGACAAAGATAGGAGGAAACATGAGGGCTCACACTATTCTTTTCACAAGTTCATTTCTGATTTTGCGAGGTGAAAATGTTTACCTCGTCTTGTAATgattcctccacctcctcgtcaTAGTCTTCATCCTGTCTCTTGGCTGTGAAGAGCAAAGTGTTCGGTGAGCATGATACTTAACAGTTTGGTTTATGATATGGCTGGAATgaagtctcactctgtctgAGCTCTTGGTTCTTAAAATGCTCCTCCAGTTTTCCTTTCAAGATGCCGCCCAGCTCCTCAAAATGCTCGTTGTTCAGGCAGCCGTCTCCCATCAGCTCGATGCacttcagaaagaaaacaaaacgtgGGTCAGGTTCTCGAAAATGTatccaaatgaaaaaaaaaaaaaaatccctcaaCAAAGTTACCTTGGCAAAGGAGTGCATGATCTCCGACAGGACGTCCGAGTCTGGCTCGGTGCCGATGGCCTTGATGAGGGCGTCGCACATGAAGTGCCACATCTGGGTGAGGTACTCCGGTCCTCGAACCCGCGCGCACTCCAGCAGCAGGGGCATGGACTCAGCTGCTGCCACCCGCACGCGTGAGCCACAGTTAAGGAAACGCCATCGAGCCTcaaaccagtcacacacacgcgccaccATTTACAGCTCAAAAAAAGGTAAGAAGTGGAAAAGGATATCGTCATGGAAGTAAAACTTGAGCAGAGGAACCATCAGCTTCACCACCTGCTCCGTGTACTCCACAAAGCCCTCCTTCAGCTCTTTGGCATAGCACACCTGGAAAAACAGAGCGTCTCACGAACAGAACCGAAGCGGCAGCGATGACCTCAGCATCTCGATAAGAGACGAACAATGGATTTACAGCAACGCTACCATCCGCCTCAGGATCCAGACTACTCACCAGCATCTGGCACGCTGTGGCCTTCTCCTCCAGGCCCGCGGTCTTGATGCCGAAACTCTGCTGGTCTCCCAGGTTGACAAACTCCCAGCCGTCGTCCTCCGATATGTTCTCCATGTCTTGGGCTACGAGACGGAGACGGGCGTATTCAAACACGGCCACTGCTTTTGCATCGTCAAGGAGAAGCACTGAATATAGTTGGAAACCTGTACTTACTGTCGAGCAGGGCCACCTCGGGCTTAATGGAGGCGGTCTTCATCAGCGGGCCCATCACCACAGGCAGGTACTGCTGAAACTCCTTCCCCAGGATCTTGCACATCCTGGCCCACGCCGAGATCATGTACGAGATCTAAACCACAGCAAACGGGGAGACTATATTGCAGCGGTAATATCAAGAAAACCCGGATGGTTCAAAGCTCCGTTCAAGCCAACCCACCTGAGGATCGTCGTCCTCCAGGTCATTGAAGTCCGTCTGGGTTTTGAGGAGCAGCTGCATGACGGCGGAGGCGTCCGGCATGAACTGGGGGGGACGGAACAGAGAGGACGGACGTGAACATGGCGGCCATATTTCGTTTCCATTTGGCGGATGCTTTTCCCCCGGCTAGACGTACCTTCTCCTTGCCGACAGCCAGGCCGATGAGGCTGATGCACTCGATGGTCTTGCCGCGGAGCAGCCGCAGCTCCTTCTGCACGCCGTTCTCGACGATGTGTTTAAGCGAGGGCATGAACAGGTCGTAGTACGGCACAAACTTCTCCTCGGCCGTGTCCGCCACCGAGGCGATGGACGTCACCACCTGCTCCAGGACCAGTTTGGTGCCCTTCTGGATCAACtgggaggagtggaggggaCACAGTTAAGACAACAAATGGGAAACTTGACACCGAGCCAGGTGTTTGGTAGCAGGAGCTGCGATCCTACCGATTCAtcaacataataaaacacaagcgAAGATGTATTTGTACCTCTTGCAGCTTGGCCACCATGATGACGTGGAGGTGCTGCACCAAGCTGTCCAGATAGGGGATCAGCAGCGATTTGGGACAGTCTTCTGTAAAGTTGATGAGGGCGGCGGCAGCATGCGCCTGCACCCGAGGGTTACTCTGGTCCTCCATGGTCTGAAGCAGGGCCGAGATCACCTAGAAGGGGGGTGGGCGCAGCATCAGTCTTCAGAGTCCACACACGTGAACCTCTGCTGCGTGAACCCTGCCCTATACGGACTACTCGTTACCTTGTCGTGGAATTTCTTCTGGAAGGTCGGGGCAAAGTCTGTGGCCATTTGTCCGATAGCGTTGCAGGCAGCATAGCGCACCCGTGGGTGCTGAGGAGGGGAAAAGGAAGCCAAACTCATTACCACCATATGAGAGGCACTGCTGCGTAATGTAAGTAACTAAATGAGAGTAAACTAACGTAAATAAATGTTAACCCATTACAACGTGTTCTCTAACCCCACTAGAAACAAAGGGAAGTACCATGAGGCCAGTCTACCATGTGCTGCGTCTTCGTATTAAACAATCAAGTGTCAAGTTGTTTCTTACAGCATCGGAGCAGAAGAGGAGCACAAAGCTGACGATCTCTTGGAGGATGGCCTCCATCTGCTGGTGGCAGCCCTCGCCGATGGCCGACAGCGCCATCAGCCCGGCGTGGCGGAACTTCCAGTCAGCTGGTGACAAACGCACTGGGTTGGTCTCATGTTCACGGCGAGCCGATTTAAAAGCTTCACTCGTGCGACAGTTTATAAATGGCTTCCATTAGCGGCCTAGACTTACGGTTCTGCAGCATCTGCATGATGTGCTGTTTGATCATGGGCAGGATGATCTTTCCCCCCAGACCACAGGCGATTCTGTCGAGAGCGCTCTCCCCAGCCACGGCATTACTGGTGGTGGGTGAGGAGCAAGAGATAAATCAGTCCACACGTTTTTAAACCTCTGAGTGCTTGGTCTTTGAGGGTCCCTTATGTCGGTGTTTTGGTGCCTCACCTGTCAAAGTCATCGTCCTCCAGCTCGTCAGCCATCGCCCACTCGTCATCCTCCTCGAGGTCCACCATCATAGCCAGCATCTGGGGAACTGAAGACACAGCACATACATATTACGACCGTCCAAACTATTTCCGCCAGATCCTTCGGGCGGACGACagttattgggggggggggggacagttaCGTTCTCCTCCTCACCGCTCTGAGCCACAATGGCCGTGTGTTTCCTCAGCATGGCTGCTGCAGTCTCGGATAAGGTGACGATGACCTCCAGCGCCAACTGCCTCTGCATGTTTGTCAGGTTGGTGTCGGCACACAGCTGAAGAGACACGGCGACACGTCGGTCACATGGGAGCTTACCGTCACTTCGGTCGGATGCAAACTTTCTACAGCGCTTCCTACGCGTTTGGGTGCTCTCTGACTCACCTTCAGACAGAGCTGCAGGGTGGCCTCGAGGTTGGGCCTCAGGTATTTGGGTGCCGTGTCTGCAATTTCCACCAAGGACTTGAGCACAGAGTCGTCTGACTGGTAGCACGAATCGTTCACAGCCTGATTGAAAACGGAATCTGCGGTGAGCGTTGCAAATACGTTCATTCGGCCGTGGCATTCTGCCTCAATCGGAGGGCGTAGCCTCCAGAAGTCGCAGACCTAGGCCTCTAAATCGGCATCATCTAATGGCATCTCACCTGCAGGAGCCCTGGCAGCAGGTCAGAGAAGTGCTTCAGCAGAGCCGAGTTGCTCTCGTTTGACAGAACGAAGGACGCCGCAGCGCGAGCCGCCAGGGTGCGAATCTGAAGGAGAATTCGGAATAAGTAAGAGTGTACCATCACACAAATCTGGATTTATTATTAACTGCCCTAAATCCCCTCAGTGAGCTCCTACATGTGGGTTTTCCTGGTCCTGCATGCACTGGACAAGCATGCGCTTGATAACCTCCATgtaatgctgctgctggttgCCAAAGATCCCTGGGAAGTTCCTAAAGAGGATGAGACACGCAACTTTGAGCCACCAGTGCTCGTTtctgaacaaataataaatgtatacatgtccgaaaaaaaaaaaaaaaagagttgtggGATGAAGCGACCAGGCGCTCACCAGAATATGTGCAGGGCAGATTCTCGCAGGGTAACGCTGTCAGAGTTGACAGA encodes the following:
- the kpnb3 gene encoding importin-5, with protein sequence MADQQQQFYILLGNLMSPDNNVRKQAEETYDTILGQNKVTFLLQAIRDASAAEEVKQMGAVLLRRLLSSSFEEIYPGLTLEMQTVIKTELLTSIQQETSPNIRKKVCDIAAELTRNLIDDDGNNQWPEVLKFLFDSVNSDSVTLRESALHIFWNFPGIFGNQQQHYMEVIKRMLVQCMQDQENPHIRTLAARAAASFVLSNESNSALLKHFSDLLPGLLQAVNDSCYQSDDSVLKSLVEIADTAPKYLRPNLEATLQLCLKLCADTNLTNMQRQLALEVIVTLSETAAAMLRKHTAIVAQSVPQMLAMMVDLEEDDEWAMADELEDDDFDSNAVAGESALDRIACGLGGKIILPMIKQHIMQMLQNPDWKFRHAGLMALSAIGEGCHQQMEAILQEIVSFVLLFCSDAHPRVRYAACNAIGQMATDFAPTFQKKFHDKVISALLQTMEDQSNPRVQAHAAAALINFTEDCPKSLLIPYLDSLVQHLHVIMVAKLQELIQKGTKLVLEQVVTSIASVADTAEEKFVPYYDLFMPSLKHIVENGVQKELRLLRGKTIECISLIGLAVGKEKFMPDASAVMQLLLKTQTDFNDLEDDDPQISYMISAWARMCKILGKEFQQYLPVVMGPLMKTASIKPEVALLDTQDMENISEDDGWEFVNLGDQQSFGIKTAGLEEKATACQMLVCYAKELKEGFVEYTEQVVKLMVPLLKFYFHDGVRVAAAESMPLLLECARVRGPEYLTQMWHFMCDALIKAIGTEPDSDVLSEIMHSFAKCIELMGDGCLNNEHFEELGGILKGKLEEHFKNQELRQTKRQDEDYDEEVEESLQDEDENDVYILTKVSDVLHSVFSSYKEKVLPWFEQLLQLIVQLICPTRPWADRQWGLCIFDDVVEHCSPASFKYAEYFLRPMLQSLCDTSSEVRQAAAYGVGVMAQYGGETYRPFCTEAIPLLVRVIQAADSRAKENVNATENCISAVGKVMRFRPECVNVNEILPHWLSWLPLNEDKEEAVHTFDFLCDLIESNNPIVLGLDNANLPKIFLIIADGVANESIKSEDACSKRLANVVRQVQVSAGLWTQCVSTLNETQQKAIKDLLNTA